In Altererythrobacter aquiaggeris, the genomic stretch AGCCAAGACCGATTTCGATAACTTTGCCGCGAGTTTCAGCATCAGCCCAAGTTGCGGTTTGGGCAACTTTGAACCTGAAAAGCCAGCTTTCACCTTTGCCACGAAAGCGAATATAGAGGTTTTCACCATCAGAAAGCTGTTTATCAAGCCCTTTACCGGACATTGCCTTAAGCTTTTTATCCGTAAGTAACTTAGAAGCCATGATATTTGCCACCTTTCGCGCCAGCCCAATTATTTACACAAACCCTTACACGAGAGTTTGGCAGTAGGCGTAACTAGGCGAAAAGCTATGAAGCTCTGCGAAAGCAAAAGTCAAGGTTTTCTGCGGTTTTTGGGGATTTTGGGAGGTTTTTGGCGGACAGGGTGGGATTCGAACCCACGGTGGGCTTGCACCCACGCCGGTTTTCAAGACCGGTGCATTCGACCACTCTGCCACCTGTCCGCGCGGGAAATGCCGCTAGCGCCCAATTGCGCGCTTGTCACCACCATCTTGGCATATTCTGCTGCGCGGTGCAGTTCATCTAGATATGTAACGCCTTGCCATAGGCGCTCAATACGCTCTCATGCATCATCTCGCTCAAGGTGGGATGCGGGAAGATTGTCTGCATCAATTCTGCTTCGGTTGTCTCCAGCGTTTTCCCAATAGTGTAGCCCTGAATCAACTCGGTCACTTCTGCGCCGATCATGTGCGCGCCGAGTAGCTCGCCGGTCTTGGCATCGAACACCGTCTTGATAAAGCCCTCTGCCTCGCCCAGCGCGATGGCCTTGCCATTGCCGATAAAGGGGAAGTTACCGACTTTCAGCTCGTATCCCGCATCTTTCGCCTTTGCCTCGGTCATGCCGATGCTGGCGATCTGCGGGTGGCAATAAGTACAGCCCGGAATGTTGTTGCGGTCCAGCGCGTGCGGGTGAACATCCTTGTTCCCCAATTCCTGAGCAATCGCCTCGGCCGCCGTTACACCCTCATGGCTGGCCTTATGCGCGAGCCAAGGTCCGGGCACGCAGTCTCCGATTGCCCAAAGACCCTTGGCGCCTGTGCGGCCGAAATCGTCGATCTGGATAAAGCCGCGGTCCATTTCCGTTCCCTGTTCCTCCAACCCGATGTTTTCGGTGTTGGGCTGTATTCCGATGGCGACGATGACATGGCTGTACTCTCCGGATGTGACCTTGCCATCCTTGCCCTTGATCTTGGCGGTCACGCCCGCTGCGCCGGCCTCCAGACCTTCAATCCCGGTGCCGGTCATAATGGTCATACCCTGCTTTTTAAGCGCTTTTTCGAGGAAGGCCGACACTTCCGCATCCTCGACAGGCACCACCCGGTCGAGCATTTCCACGACGGTCACTTCCGCACCCATGTCATTATAGAAACTGGCAAACTCGATCCCGATTGCGCCCGATCCGATCACCAGCAACTTGCTTGGCATTTCGGTCGGCGTCATCGCATGGCGATATGTCCAGATGCGCTTCCCGTCAGCGGGAGCGAACGGGAGGTTGCGTGCCCGTGCGCCCGTTGCGACGATGATATGCTTGGCGGTGAGCGTTTCGGTGCCCTTCTCGCCCATCACTTCCAGCTTGCCCGGGCCGGCCAACCTGCCCTCGCCCATGTGAACCGCAATCTTGTTCTTTTTCATCAGGTGCCCGATGCCCTGATTGAGCTGTTTGGATACGCCGCGCGACCGCTTCACCACCGAATCCAGATCGGCGGTGATATGCTTGGCTGCGAGGCCATAATCCTTTGCGTTCTTCATATAATGGAAGATCTCTGCCGAACGCAGCAGCGCCTTGGTCGGGATACATCCCCAGTTGAGACAGATACCGCCCAGCAGCTCGCGCTCGACAATTGCGACCTTGAGCCCGAGCTGCGCTCCGCGGATTGCCGCGACATAGCCGCCGGGTCCGGATCCAAGAACGATCATGTCATAATGCTCAGACATTACTTACTCCGCATCATTTGCTGTTAGCGCAGGCTCTTCAACCGCATCGCTCACCGGACGCGGGCGGTCGGAATCGTCGAGCAGCACGAATTTGAAGGTCCCATTGGCTACCATGGTGGTCGCTTCGCCATTACGCTCGCGGGCAATGGCTTCGGCGGCGATAGTAAGCGATGTGTTGCCAATATGCGTGATATCGCAAAAAACGGACAGCTCGTCGCCCACCGCCATAGCGCCGGGAAAGGCAAAATCGGTTGCGCTCACCACCACGGCCTTCCCCTGCCCCCGCCGCGAAGCAAGCGCCCCAGCGCCAAGCGCCATTTGCGCCATGAGCCATCCGCCGAACACGCCGCCATAAGGGTTGGTGTCGGCAGGCATCGCGGTGACCCGGATCAGGGGGGTACGATCAGACATCAATCCCTCCTGGAGAAAATCGCCTTGCGATCAAAAGCCACACAACGGATGT encodes the following:
- the lpdA gene encoding dihydrolipoyl dehydrogenase, with translation MSEHYDMIVLGSGPGGYVAAIRGAQLGLKVAIVERELLGGICLNWGCIPTKALLRSAEIFHYMKNAKDYGLAAKHITADLDSVVKRSRGVSKQLNQGIGHLMKKNKIAVHMGEGRLAGPGKLEVMGEKGTETLTAKHIIVATGARARNLPFAPADGKRIWTYRHAMTPTEMPSKLLVIGSGAIGIEFASFYNDMGAEVTVVEMLDRVVPVEDAEVSAFLEKALKKQGMTIMTGTGIEGLEAGAAGVTAKIKGKDGKVTSGEYSHVIVAIGIQPNTENIGLEEQGTEMDRGFIQIDDFGRTGAKGLWAIGDCVPGPWLAHKASHEGVTAAEAIAQELGNKDVHPHALDRNNIPGCTYCHPQIASIGMTEAKAKDAGYELKVGNFPFIGNGKAIALGEAEGFIKTVFDAKTGELLGAHMIGAEVTELIQGYTIGKTLETTEAELMQTIFPHPTLSEMMHESVLSAYGKALHI
- a CDS encoding acyl-CoA thioesterase — translated: MSDRTPLIRVTAMPADTNPYGGVFGGWLMAQMALGAGALASRRGQGKAVVVSATDFAFPGAMAVGDELSVFCDITHIGNTSLTIAAEAIARERNGEATTMVANGTFKFVLLDDSDRPRPVSDAVEEPALTANDAE